The Patescibacteria group bacterium DNA segment ATAATCTGCCATTTCGTTTGGGTCTTGACTTGCAAGGCGGCACTCAGCTAATTTATCAGGCTGATGTTTCTAAAGTGCCAGGCAGTGACCAGTCAGATGCTGTTGAAGGCGTCAGAGATGTGATTGAAAAACGTGTTAATGCTTTTGGCGTGGCAGAACCTTTGATCCAAACAACCAAAGAAGGCTCAAATTATCGCGTAATTGTTGAATTAGCCGGCATTAAAGATGTCTCCCAAGCCATTAAAATGATCGGAGAAACTCCTCTTCTTGAATTTAAAGAACAAGTCACAGGCACGCCTACTTTAACAGCTGAACAAAAAACTCAATTGGATAAATTTAATAAGGACGCAAAAACAAAAGCTGAAACTATTTTAGATCAAGCGCAATCTGCGCCTGCAAATTTCAGCCAGATTGCCCAAGATAAATCTGAAGATTTAGCCACAAAAGCAAATGGCGGCGATTTGGGCTATCTTAAAGATGGAGGCGCTCATAGCGAATTTTTAAAGCCGATTAAGGAAATCGGCACAGGCGATATTTATCCAGCAGTTTTTGAAAATGGCGAGGGTTATAATATTTTAAAAAGGGGAGACACTAAGCCAGACACAGAAGTAAGAGCCAGCCATCTTTTAATTTGTTACAAAGGCGCGGAAAAATGCGATAAAGAAACTTCCAAAGATGATGCCAGAAAAAAGATTGAAGAATTAAAAGCCAAGGCCACCCCGGAAAATTTTACCCAGCTTGTCAAAGAAAATTCTACTGAGCCGGGCGCTGACACAAGCGGTGGTGATTTAGGATTTTTTAGCAAAGGCCAGATGGTTAAGGCTTTTGAAGATGCTGTTTTCGCCATGAAAGTCGGTCAAATATCTGAGGTGGTTGAAACACAGTTTGGCTTTCATCTTATTTATAAAACTGACGAGCGAGTAGTTACTACTTATCAAGTATCTAGAATTTTAATTAAAAAACAAACTGAAGCAGATCTTCTGCCTCAGGGCGGTTATCAAAATACTGGTTTGTCAGGCAAGGATTTAAAACACGCTCAAGTTAATATCAGTCCGACAACGAATGAACCAGAAGTTGAACTGCAATTTACAGATATTGGTAAAACTCTTTTTGCTGAAATTACAACGAGGAATGTGGGAAAAACAGTAGCTATTTATCTTGACGGCCAGCCAATTAGCGCGCCGACTGTGAATGAACCAATAACTGGCGGCTCAGCCGTAATATCGGGAAAATTTAGTTTGGAAGAAGCCAAAACACTCGCTCGCCGTTTAAATGCCGGCGCTTTGCCAGTGCCAATTGAATTAGTCAGCCAGCAAACCGTGGGCGCTAGTTTGGGTCAGCAATTTGTGGATAAAAGTTTAAACGCCGCAATATTAGCTTTTATTCTAATAGCTTTGTTCATGATTTTGTATTATCGTTTGCCTGGCTTGCTTTCGGTTATTGCCTTGGTTATTTATGTAATTATCAACTTAGCAATTTACAAATTAATTCCCGTGACAATGACTTTGTCAGGCATTGCAGGTTTTGTCTTGTCAGTCGGTATGGCCGTTGATGCTAATGTTTTGATTTTTGAAAGATTAAAAGAAGAATTAACCTGGGGCAAGCCATTAGGTTCAGCTTCAGAGGAAGGCTTTAAACGTGCCTGGCCCTCAATTCGCGACGGCAATTTAACTACTTTAATTTCTTGTTTTTTCTTGTATTGGTTTGGCACGAGTATAATCAAAGGCTTTGCTCTGACCTTGTTTATTGGCGTTGTCATTTCTATGATTTCAGCCATTACCATAACAAGAACCTTTATGAACGTTGTAGTCGGCTGGAACCCTGTCCAACGAGCTAAATGGCTGTTTTGGCACAAGAAAAGCAAAGAAGAACAAAAAATAATGACTTCAAATTAAGCACTACAATATATGAAAATAATTAAACACAGAAAATTCTTTTTAATCTTTTCAGGCACATTAACCTTGGTTTCTATTTTACTTTGGATAATATGGGGCTTAAATCTGGGTATTGATTTCACAGGCGGCAGTTTAATGGAAATTCAATATGCCCAGACCAGGCCTGTCACTGCCGAGCTAAGTCAGACTTTGGCCGATCTAAATTTGAAAGGTTTGAAAATTCAAGCTATAGGCGATAAAGGCTATGTTTTGAGATTTCAGCAAACCGGTGAGGATATTCATCAACAGATCTTGGCAAAATTAAATCCTCCTATTAGTTCTGAAAATGCAGGCAATAATCTTAAAGTTGAAAGCGCAAATACTGATGCCAATATAGAAGTCAAAGGCATTAATGTCAGTACTTCAGGCAGTAATCAGGTTACAGAAACAAGATTTGACTCAATTGGACCAGCTATTGGCGCTGAATTAAAAACCAAAGCTTTTTACGCAGTTATTTTAGTTGTCATCGCTATTGTTATTTATATTGCCGTAGCTTTCCGCAAGGTGTCTTACCCTGTTTCTTCTTGGAAATATGGCGTAGCGGCGATAATTGCCTTAACTCACGATATTTTTGTGACCATTGGTATTTTTGTAATCCTAGGCAAATATTTTGGTTTTGAAGTTAATACGCCTTTTGTGGCTGCTTTACTGACAATTTTAGGTTATTCAGTCAATGATACGATCGTGGTTTTTGACCGTGTGCGTGAGAATTTGCATAAATATGAAGGTGAATTTGAGGAAATTGTGGAAAAAAGCATTTGGGAAACTATGGCTCGTTCTATTAATACTATTGTTACCGTGGAATTAGCCCTGACAGCTTTGGCAATTTTCGGCGGAGGAGTGATTAATGACTTTGTTATCCCATTATTAATTGGTATTTTCTTTGGCGCATATTCATCTATCTTTATTGCTTCCCAACTCTTAGTAGCTTGGCAAAAGTATGATTGGGCCAGGAAAAAGAGTGAATAATTAGGTAAATTTTATCTTATATTAAAAAGAGAATGTGGTATTCTCTTTTTTATTTAGCTATTGACAAAAATTAGATAATATTCTATGATGAGTAATCAATTTATTGCCAAACAAAGGAGGAAAAAATGGCAAAAAAAGTATGGTTCCTATCGTTGTTTTTTGTTGCGAGTTTTTTGATTTTTGGATGTCAGCATGACCCCAATCGTGGGGAGCCTCATTCAGTGCAAGCAGCTCCTGGAGGCGGGTATCGTTTAAATCTAGTTTGCGGGGAAAAGCTCATAAATGTGACCTGGCATGGAGGA contains these protein-coding regions:
- the secD gene encoding protein translocase subunit SecD, encoding MAQKSRSIGQRTKIKIYLLIIVVIAVLGGLLDYPKAFDVSVDAINSKLGIKIPHFYNLPFRLGLDLQGGTQLIYQADVSKVPGSDQSDAVEGVRDVIEKRVNAFGVAEPLIQTTKEGSNYRVIVELAGIKDVSQAIKMIGETPLLEFKEQVTGTPTLTAEQKTQLDKFNKDAKTKAETILDQAQSAPANFSQIAQDKSEDLATKANGGDLGYLKDGGAHSEFLKPIKEIGTGDIYPAVFENGEGYNILKRGDTKPDTEVRASHLLICYKGAEKCDKETSKDDARKKIEELKAKATPENFTQLVKENSTEPGADTSGGDLGFFSKGQMVKAFEDAVFAMKVGQISEVVETQFGFHLIYKTDERVVTTYQVSRILIKKQTEADLLPQGGYQNTGLSGKDLKHAQVNISPTTNEPEVELQFTDIGKTLFAEITTRNVGKTVAIYLDGQPISAPTVNEPITGGSAVISGKFSLEEAKTLARRLNAGALPVPIELVSQQTVGASLGQQFVDKSLNAAILAFILIALFMILYYRLPGLLSVIALVIYVIINLAIYKLIPVTMTLSGIAGFVLSVGMAVDANVLIFERLKEELTWGKPLGSASEEGFKRAWPSIRDGNLTTLISCFFLYWFGTSIIKGFALTLFIGVVISMISAITITRTFMNVVVGWNPVQRAKWLFWHKKSKEEQKIMTSN
- the secF gene encoding protein translocase subunit SecF, yielding MKIIKHRKFFLIFSGTLTLVSILLWIIWGLNLGIDFTGGSLMEIQYAQTRPVTAELSQTLADLNLKGLKIQAIGDKGYVLRFQQTGEDIHQQILAKLNPPISSENAGNNLKVESANTDANIEVKGINVSTSGSNQVTETRFDSIGPAIGAELKTKAFYAVILVVIAIVIYIAVAFRKVSYPVSSWKYGVAAIIALTHDIFVTIGIFVILGKYFGFEVNTPFVAALLTILGYSVNDTIVVFDRVRENLHKYEGEFEEIVEKSIWETMARSINTIVTVELALTALAIFGGGVINDFVIPLLIGIFFGAYSSIFIASQLLVAWQKYDWARKKSE